The Streptomyces sp. Je 1-332 genome has a window encoding:
- a CDS encoding helix-turn-helix domain-containing protein has translation MTSDVPTNLRTSLARVLDDFSPALLDLVHGSTEPAEPSERTGPTDGLGGVVIHDPGDVVAYPPRAIVLGVGVYGTEAIARLMRELGEHGAAALVVRGPVERDEALAAASAASGVVLVSLTQGASWSQLTELLRTLLTEGDVGETGVESLGGVPSGDLFALANAVATLLDAPITIEDRRQRILAFSGRQDEADQSRVATILARQVPDGYLRILESRGVFSELYRSDRPVHIAPATVEEGETAIPRVAVAVRAGDEFLGSVWAAVEEPLTPDREQAFQDAAKLVALHLLRHRAGADAQNRLRADLVSTVLEGGTGAVDALARLGLVNEPTVVMAMGLAGAKSDHAQLAAERQRLTSALGIHLNAVQPRSALALLGDVAYAVVPVPADPAAGRERAVQIADNFLERAGKWTRVVIGIGSVATEPSALGRSRTRADRALRVLMSDLGSRRVASISDVHVDALLLDLRDLAAAQGDELLGPVARLVEYDARHRSHLVETLRAWLDAFGDVIAASASVFVHPNTFRYRIRRVAEVAQIDLGDPSVRFALMLQLRLMQPTVT, from the coding sequence GTGACCAGCGACGTGCCGACGAACCTTCGCACCAGCCTTGCCCGCGTGCTCGACGACTTCAGCCCTGCCCTGCTCGATCTCGTGCACGGCAGCACCGAGCCGGCGGAGCCGTCCGAGCGGACCGGTCCGACCGACGGGCTCGGCGGGGTGGTGATCCATGACCCGGGGGACGTGGTCGCGTACCCGCCGCGCGCCATCGTGCTGGGCGTGGGCGTCTACGGGACGGAGGCGATCGCCCGGCTCATGCGCGAGCTGGGAGAGCACGGTGCGGCGGCCCTCGTGGTGCGTGGCCCGGTGGAGCGGGACGAGGCGCTGGCCGCGGCTTCGGCGGCCTCGGGGGTGGTGCTGGTAAGCCTGACGCAGGGCGCGTCGTGGTCGCAGCTGACGGAGCTCCTGCGGACGCTACTCACCGAGGGGGACGTCGGTGAGACGGGGGTGGAGTCGCTCGGGGGAGTGCCCTCCGGTGATCTGTTCGCGCTGGCCAACGCCGTCGCGACGCTGCTGGACGCGCCGATCACGATCGAGGACCGGCGTCAGCGCATCCTGGCGTTCTCGGGCCGTCAGGACGAGGCGGACCAGTCGCGTGTCGCCACGATCCTGGCCCGCCAGGTGCCGGACGGATATCTGCGGATCCTGGAGAGCCGCGGCGTCTTCAGTGAGCTGTACCGCAGCGACCGCCCCGTGCACATCGCCCCGGCCACGGTCGAGGAGGGGGAGACGGCCATCCCGCGCGTGGCCGTCGCGGTGCGCGCCGGTGACGAGTTCCTCGGGTCTGTGTGGGCCGCGGTCGAGGAGCCGTTGACCCCCGATCGCGAGCAGGCGTTCCAGGACGCGGCGAAGCTCGTCGCCCTGCACCTGCTGCGCCACCGGGCGGGCGCCGACGCGCAGAACCGGCTCAGGGCCGACCTCGTGAGTACCGTCCTCGAAGGCGGCACGGGTGCGGTGGACGCCCTGGCCCGGCTCGGCCTGGTGAACGAGCCCACGGTGGTGATGGCCATGGGCCTGGCCGGGGCGAAGAGCGATCACGCTCAGCTGGCGGCGGAACGCCAGCGGCTGACCAGCGCCCTCGGCATCCACCTCAACGCGGTGCAGCCACGGTCGGCTCTCGCTCTCCTCGGCGACGTGGCCTACGCGGTCGTCCCGGTACCCGCGGACCCGGCGGCCGGCCGGGAGCGTGCGGTGCAGATCGCGGACAACTTCCTGGAACGTGCCGGAAAGTGGACGCGGGTGGTGATCGGCATCGGGTCGGTGGCGACCGAGCCGTCGGCGCTCGGCCGCTCACGCACCAGGGCGGACCGGGCGCTGCGGGTGCTGATGAGTGACCTGGGCAGCAGGCGCGTCGCCTCGATCAGCGACGTGCACGTCGACGCGCTGCTGCTCGACCTGCGGGACCTGGCCGCCGCGCAGGGGGACGAACTGCTCGGCCCGGTGGCCCGGTTGGTGGAGTACGACGCCAGACACCGCTCCCACCTGGTCGAGACGCTGCGCGCGTGGCTCGACGCCTTCGGCGACGTCATCGCCGCGTCGGCGAGCGTGTTCGTCCACCCCAACACCTTCCGCTACCGCATCCGGCGAGTCGCTGAGGTGGCGCAGATCGATCTGGGGGACCCCTCGGTGCGTTTCGCTCTCATGCTGCAACTGCGATTGATGCAGCCCACCGTCACCTAG
- the menC gene encoding o-succinylbenzoate synthase: protein MKINGIELRRIAMPLRAPFRTSFGVETARDVLLVRVVTPDGEGWGECVAMSEPRYCSEYVDGAADVLRRFLIPALPAVADAHAVKRALKPFKGHKMAKAALETAVLDAQLRATGQSFGGFLGAERERVPCGVSVGIMDSIPELLDAVGGFIEEGYVRIKLKIEPGWDIEPVHAVRERFGDDLLLQVDANAAYTLADARQLAKLDAFDLLLVEQPLADDDLVQHAALAKQLRTPVCLDESIESAEDAAAAITLGAASIINVKPGRVGGYLEAKAIHDLCVAHGVPVWCGGMLETGLGRAANVALAALPGFTLPGDTSGSSRYFATDITEPFELADGHLDVPTGPGLGVEPVDAILEGVTTAKEWIQL, encoded by the coding sequence ATGAAGATCAACGGAATTGAACTGCGGCGGATCGCGATGCCCCTCCGGGCGCCGTTCCGGACCTCCTTCGGCGTCGAGACGGCACGCGACGTCCTGCTTGTGCGCGTGGTCACGCCCGACGGCGAGGGCTGGGGCGAGTGCGTCGCCATGTCCGAACCGCGCTACTGCTCCGAGTACGTCGACGGGGCGGCCGACGTGTTGCGCCGCTTCCTGATCCCTGCGCTGCCCGCCGTGGCGGACGCCCACGCGGTCAAGCGTGCCCTGAAGCCGTTCAAGGGCCACAAGATGGCCAAGGCGGCTCTGGAGACCGCCGTACTCGACGCCCAACTGCGCGCCACGGGGCAGTCCTTCGGCGGCTTCCTCGGCGCCGAGCGTGAGCGCGTGCCGTGCGGTGTCTCGGTCGGAATCATGGACTCGATCCCCGAACTCCTCGACGCCGTGGGCGGTTTCATCGAGGAGGGTTACGTGCGCATCAAGCTCAAGATCGAGCCCGGCTGGGACATCGAGCCGGTCCACGCCGTGCGCGAGCGCTTCGGCGACGACCTGCTGCTCCAGGTGGACGCCAACGCCGCCTACACCCTGGCCGACGCACGTCAGCTCGCCAAGCTCGACGCGTTCGACCTCCTGCTGGTCGAGCAGCCGCTGGCCGACGACGACCTGGTGCAACACGCGGCGCTCGCCAAGCAGTTGCGTACGCCGGTGTGCCTGGACGAGTCCATCGAGTCCGCCGAGGACGCCGCCGCTGCCATCACGCTGGGCGCCGCTTCGATCATCAACGTCAAGCCGGGCCGGGTCGGCGGCTATCTGGAGGCCAAGGCGATTCACGACCTGTGCGTGGCCCACGGCGTTCCCGTGTGGTGCGGAGGCATGCTGGAGACCGGACTCGGCCGCGCCGCCAACGTCGCGCTCGCCGCGCTGCCCGGCTTCACCCTGCCCGGCGACACCTCCGGCTCCAGCCGCTACTTCGCCACGGACATCACCGAACCCTTCGAACTCGCCGACGGTCACCTCGACGTGCCCACCGGACCGGGGCTCGGCGTGGAGCCGGTCGACGCGATCCTTGAAGGGGTGACGACGGCCAAGGAATGGATCCAGTTGTAG
- a CDS encoding GNAT family N-acetyltransferase, whose product MSAIGVQDSPTPHGLVVRELHELRELEGANALFEEIWGSSPGSSPMGVEQMRALSHAGNYVAGAFEGGRLVGASVAFFAAPAGAALHSHVTGALPGRGAGLALKLHQRQWALTRGLRRITWTYDPLVRRNAHFNLTKLGGWPVEYLTSFYGAMDDVINGGDDTDRALIAWELNDDAAVAASESRLAPVAVPDNAATALSVRDGLPVVGRRDAAALLVEVPPDIEGLRRTDPGAAKEWRLAMRDVLGGLLAEGARVTGFHDRTSYVVTRDTTA is encoded by the coding sequence GTGAGTGCCATCGGCGTACAGGATTCGCCCACGCCGCACGGTCTAGTCGTACGGGAGCTGCACGAACTGCGCGAACTGGAGGGAGCCAACGCGCTGTTCGAGGAGATCTGGGGCAGCTCCCCCGGCAGTTCCCCCATGGGTGTCGAGCAGATGCGGGCGCTCTCCCACGCGGGCAACTACGTCGCCGGAGCTTTCGAAGGCGGCCGGCTCGTCGGCGCGTCCGTGGCCTTCTTCGCGGCCCCGGCAGGCGCGGCCCTGCACTCGCATGTCACCGGTGCACTGCCCGGCCGCGGAGCGGGACTCGCTCTCAAACTCCACCAGCGCCAGTGGGCCCTGACCCGTGGGCTGCGACGGATCACGTGGACCTACGACCCGCTGGTGCGGCGCAACGCCCACTTCAACCTGACCAAGCTGGGCGGCTGGCCGGTCGAGTACCTCACCAGCTTCTACGGGGCGATGGACGACGTGATCAACGGCGGTGACGACACCGATCGGGCGCTCATTGCCTGGGAGTTGAACGACGACGCCGCGGTCGCCGCCTCGGAATCACGCCTCGCACCCGTGGCGGTGCCCGACAATGCCGCCACCGCTCTGTCCGTACGCGACGGCCTGCCCGTAGTCGGCCGCAGGGACGCGGCGGCGCTGCTGGTCGAGGTCCCGCCGGACATCGAGGGGCTGCGTCGCACCGACCCCGGCGCGGCCAAGGAGTGGCGCCTCGCGATGCGCGACGTGCTCGGCGGCCTCCTTGCCGAGGGCGCCCGCGTCACCGGCTTCCACGACCGCACCTCCTACGTCGTCACGCGCGACACCACCGCGTAG
- a CDS encoding M20 family metallopeptidase, producing MLADLEELVVCESFSSDLDAVAHSADVVAAQGTRHLGAPPERIVVDGVTHLRWSFGTPRVLLLGHHDTVWPMGSLATHPWSVRDGVARGPGIFDMKAGLVQMFHALASLPSLEGVCVLVTGDEEVGSDASRPLIEEMAQKCAATFVLEASADGGGLKTARKGTSAYELVVRGKAAHSGLEPDKGVNAAVEAAHLILALDALAEEINVDAPRDWRTTVVPTVVGAGTTTNTVPAEARVSVDVRVPTLSAQVRVDVAMRALRTTVPGASLVVRGGPNRPPLETSSSAELFERADRLAARLGLGALPSAAVGGASDGNFTAGLGCPTLDGLGAVGGGAHADHEHLIVAEMVPRARLLAALVEEVAR from the coding sequence ATGCTCGCGGATCTCGAGGAACTGGTGGTGTGCGAGTCCTTCTCGTCCGATCTGGACGCGGTGGCGCACAGCGCGGACGTGGTGGCCGCCCAGGGAACCCGTCACCTGGGCGCCCCGCCCGAACGCATCGTCGTCGACGGCGTCACGCACCTGCGGTGGTCCTTCGGCACACCCCGGGTGCTGTTGCTCGGACACCACGACACGGTGTGGCCGATGGGCTCGCTGGCCACTCACCCGTGGTCGGTGAGAGACGGCGTCGCACGCGGCCCGGGGATCTTCGACATGAAGGCCGGCCTCGTGCAGATGTTCCACGCCCTGGCCTCCCTGCCGTCCCTGGAAGGGGTCTGCGTCCTGGTGACCGGTGACGAGGAGGTCGGCTCGGACGCCTCGCGGCCGCTGATCGAGGAGATGGCGCAAAAGTGTGCGGCGACCTTCGTTCTGGAGGCGTCGGCGGACGGCGGCGGTCTGAAGACGGCACGCAAGGGCACTTCCGCCTACGAGTTGGTGGTCCGGGGCAAGGCGGCCCACTCCGGCCTCGAGCCGGACAAGGGCGTCAACGCGGCGGTGGAGGCCGCACATCTGATCCTCGCCCTCGACGCGCTGGCCGAGGAGATCAACGTCGATGCCCCGCGGGACTGGCGCACCACCGTGGTCCCCACGGTGGTCGGAGCGGGTACGACGACCAACACGGTGCCCGCGGAGGCACGCGTCTCGGTCGACGTCCGTGTCCCGACGCTCAGCGCCCAGGTGCGGGTGGACGTGGCGATGCGTGCGCTGAGGACCACCGTGCCCGGGGCGAGCCTCGTCGTACGCGGCGGCCCCAACAGACCTCCCCTGGAGACCAGTTCATCCGCCGAGCTGTTCGAGCGGGCCGATCGTCTCGCCGCGCGCCTGGGTCTCGGCGCACTGCCATCGGCGGCGGTCGGCGGGGCGTCCGACGGGAACTTCACCGCCGGGCTCGGCTGCCCCACTCTCGACGGCCTGGGCGCTGTCGGCGGCGGAGCACACGCCGACCACGAGCACCTGATCGTGGCAGAGATGGTTCCGCGCGCCCGGCTGCTCGCCGCCCTCGTCGAGGAGGTGGCCCGGTGA
- a CDS encoding acetylxylan esterase yields the protein MPKMERRWRSATVPAASWVRRAATVLATSLALSAALTGQGVAQPPTGPDTATAARTADSCPSVGGRWAEDGPFAVTKERAGLSHTILRPAELGSRGCAKHPVIIWGNGSFVTPVIHDGLLKHLASHGFIVVAAHTTQSGSGAAMLDGLDVLKKAEADPRSPYYGKVDLDKVGASGHSQGGGGAINAGADPRVDVTVPVEPGPQGRISDLKGPMFILGGEHDPVVIPELLVVPRYKSAGHVPAVYGELAGASHVTPAGDGGGFRGPVTAWFRYFLMGDREARAEFFDTCAACTSPAWSDFRRNAKAVSHED from the coding sequence ATGCCGAAGATGGAGAGGCGGTGGCGGTCCGCCACCGTGCCGGCCGCCTCCTGGGTGCGCCGAGCCGCCACCGTGCTGGCCACGTCGCTCGCACTGTCGGCCGCGCTGACGGGCCAGGGAGTCGCGCAGCCACCCACCGGTCCCGATACAGCTACAGCCGCCCGCACGGCCGACAGTTGCCCGTCGGTCGGCGGACGCTGGGCCGAGGACGGCCCCTTCGCCGTGACCAAGGAGCGCGCGGGGCTGAGTCACACCATCCTGCGCCCGGCCGAGCTCGGTAGCAGAGGCTGCGCGAAGCACCCGGTGATCATCTGGGGCAACGGCTCGTTCGTGACGCCGGTGATCCACGACGGGCTTCTGAAGCACCTCGCTTCCCACGGGTTCATCGTGGTCGCCGCGCACACCACGCAGTCCGGTTCCGGTGCCGCCATGCTCGACGGCCTGGACGTGCTGAAGAAGGCCGAAGCCGATCCCCGAAGCCCGTACTACGGGAAGGTCGACCTGGACAAGGTCGGCGCGTCGGGGCACTCGCAGGGCGGCGGCGGAGCGATCAACGCCGGTGCCGACCCGCGCGTCGACGTGACCGTGCCCGTCGAGCCGGGTCCTCAGGGCAGAATCAGCGACCTCAAGGGCCCCATGTTCATCCTCGGCGGTGAGCACGACCCGGTGGTGATCCCCGAGCTCCTGGTGGTCCCCCGCTACAAAAGCGCCGGTCATGTCCCCGCTGTCTACGGGGAGTTGGCGGGCGCCTCGCACGTTACCCCCGCCGGGGACGGAGGCGGGTTCCGAGGGCCTGTCACGGCCTGGTTCCGCTACTTCCTGATGGGCGACCGAGAGGCGCGCGCCGAGTTCTTCGACACCTGCGCCGCGTGCACCTCACCTGCCTGGTCGGACTTCCGGCGCAACGCCAAGGCGGTGAGTCACGAGGACTGA
- a CDS encoding SGNH/GDSL hydrolase family protein, which yields MRPTRARTTAVMAAALSACVLGVSPAGAVSSQSPSQASSQVSSQAEDPLEYVAIGDSFAAGPLIPDQSQWSCLRSGRNYPAVVAEALDARLTDVSCSGAKVSDFSGRQFGLLPPQYEALEPSTDLVTLTIGGNDVSLVSKALGCVNLLPKPAGISCADTAAAKGDATAKAIAAWSATFGKALDEVHRRAPNARIVVAGYATYIRKDGCWPTQPLWDKDANYLQARVNQLNGVLAEQSRAHGATFVDTAAVSAGHDTCAAPAERYIEGLVPTSVAAPLHPNARGMAAFGTAVAEAAARP from the coding sequence GTGCGCCCCACACGCGCCCGCACCACCGCGGTCATGGCCGCCGCCCTGTCCGCCTGCGTCCTCGGAGTGTCTCCGGCCGGCGCGGTGTCTTCGCAGTCGCCTTCGCAGGCGTCTTCGCAGGTGTCTTCGCAGGCCGAGGACCCTTTGGAGTACGTCGCCATCGGTGATTCGTTCGCTGCGGGTCCCCTCATCCCCGATCAGAGCCAGTGGTCGTGCCTGCGCTCCGGGCGTAACTACCCGGCCGTCGTCGCGGAGGCGCTGGACGCGCGGCTCACCGACGTCAGCTGCTCGGGCGCGAAGGTCAGCGATTTCTCCGGCCGCCAGTTCGGCCTGCTGCCGCCCCAGTACGAGGCCCTCGAACCGAGCACCGACCTGGTGACCCTGACCATCGGCGGCAACGACGTCAGCCTCGTCAGCAAGGCACTCGGCTGCGTCAACCTCCTGCCGAAGCCGGCGGGGATCTCCTGCGCCGACACCGCCGCGGCCAAGGGCGACGCCACCGCGAAAGCCATCGCCGCCTGGAGCGCCACCTTCGGCAAGGCCCTTGACGAGGTGCACCGGCGCGCACCGAACGCCCGGATCGTCGTCGCGGGGTACGCCACCTACATCCGCAAGGACGGCTGCTGGCCCACCCAGCCCCTCTGGGACAAGGACGCCAACTATCTCCAGGCCCGCGTGAACCAGCTGAACGGCGTGCTCGCCGAGCAGAGCCGGGCCCACGGCGCCACATTCGTCGACACCGCCGCCGTCAGCGCCGGACACGACACCTGCGCCGCCCCGGCCGAGCGTTACATCGAGGGCCTGGTACCCACCAGCGTCGCGGCACCGCTGCACCCCAACGCCCGCGGGATGGCGGCCTTCGGGACGGCCGTCGCCGAGGCCGCGGCGCGTCCGTGA
- a CDS encoding helix-turn-helix domain-containing protein, producing MTGDKSVSRFLIADVPRLAATVTRRIADDLPVYGRLPAEELHGDVRAIVDMTIRAFAEVLRTERMPPPEFLETVRRSAARRAEERLPVEAVVSAYHYGARICVEEVAATVEPHDLIEAHRLLLDCLREITAAVTSGYVEESQSLIGERDAARHTVLSALLDGRGPQLDSAHLGIRLPPCYLVLAFTIGRHPDEDREDVDATVASRRKIRRLRTELDRALGHPVLSRLSADEGLALVPSDAAPDQAAETDRARIERLTASLITVSGVPLIAGVAASTPADVPHAVRLATELRDTAAGTGRPPGVYPLTALLLDYQLTRASPARAHLAALLSPLTDGPDLPTTLRTYFASNLDRRETAARLHVHPNTVDYRLRRIATLTGLDLAAHTDLLTLRAALSAYDATSVGRARRAES from the coding sequence GTGACCGGTGACAAAAGCGTGAGCCGCTTCCTGATCGCCGACGTGCCGCGGCTGGCCGCGACCGTCACGCGGCGCATCGCGGACGACCTTCCGGTCTACGGGCGACTGCCCGCCGAGGAACTGCACGGGGACGTCCGGGCCATCGTCGACATGACGATCCGCGCCTTCGCCGAGGTGTTGCGCACCGAGCGCATGCCGCCCCCGGAGTTCCTGGAGACGGTGCGCCGCTCGGCGGCCAGACGCGCGGAGGAACGCCTCCCCGTGGAGGCGGTCGTCAGCGCCTACCACTACGGGGCCCGCATCTGCGTGGAGGAGGTGGCGGCGACGGTCGAACCGCACGACCTGATCGAGGCCCACCGGTTGCTGCTCGACTGCCTGCGGGAGATCACGGCCGCCGTCACCTCGGGCTACGTCGAGGAGAGCCAGTCGCTGATAGGGGAGCGCGACGCGGCCCGCCACACCGTCCTGTCCGCCCTCCTCGACGGCAGAGGCCCCCAACTCGACTCCGCGCACCTGGGGATACGCCTCCCGCCGTGCTATCTGGTGCTCGCCTTCACCATCGGGCGCCACCCCGACGAGGACCGCGAGGACGTCGACGCCACCGTGGCATCCCGCCGCAAGATCAGACGCCTGCGTACGGAGCTCGACCGCGCCCTCGGACATCCCGTACTCTCCCGCCTGTCCGCCGACGAGGGCCTCGCGCTCGTCCCGTCCGACGCCGCGCCGGACCAAGCGGCCGAGACCGACCGGGCCCGCATCGAGCGGCTGACGGCATCCCTCATCACCGTGAGCGGAGTCCCCCTGATCGCGGGTGTCGCCGCCAGTACCCCGGCCGATGTCCCGCACGCCGTCCGCCTCGCCACCGAACTGCGCGACACCGCGGCGGGCACGGGACGACCGCCCGGCGTCTACCCCCTGACCGCGCTGCTCCTCGACTACCAGCTCACCCGCGCCAGCCCGGCCCGCGCGCACTTGGCCGCGCTGCTGTCGCCGTTGACGGACGGCCCGGACCTGCCGACGACCCTGCGGACGTACTTCGCCTCGAACCTGGACCGCCGTGAGACGGCGGCGCGCCTGCACGTGCACCCCAACACCGTGGACTACCGCCTGCGCCGCATCGCCACCCTGACGGGCCTCGACCTCGCCGCCCACACCGATCTCCTGACGCTACGGGCGGCGCTGAGCGCGTACGACGCGACGAGCGTGGGGCGTGCGAGAAGGGCAGAATCCTGA